The Oryzias melastigma strain HK-1 unplaced genomic scaffold, ASM292280v2 sc00240, whole genome shotgun sequence genome contains a region encoding:
- the LOC112141384 gene encoding uncharacterized protein LOC112141384: MAFQKTDSMDNIYESTDDTYIYPDWSDSEQSVEADYDTILERRESNDQERPNMSELRVVLMGNNWYDRSFVGDVLQGASVFSTKKEDRCFCTEGLIDNKKLVVVNTPDLLSDKLPHFQLLKHINDCMRLSAPGPDVFLLVLKPRNFSEDHKQKICWILEHFSTDAFKHSLIVIRSTRDDFSVKWGEYMNLSHLANLEMKCRATFLVSQITDTLKLLEQLELVVKANRGQRVNCKSFLDSAITLSLDTDASFRIVLLGKGDEKKTQLENFMTDQWHPSRKTSAFKSVVKRGKWGDIPLIIVKTPNLFRQSEKVITTEIERSVNFCKPGPNILLLLIKPSKFTEKKRRAFSFILSLFTQNAFKHSMVVMTRDGTKSSSARELLTDCDGRQYSMSDNNHQSLMTMIEKIVLQNEGSFLTLKETNVYQGSKPTLNLVLWGARQPVKTLVAKTILGQKFLDPISSGECVKNLRELCGLWVSLVELPVLQTKPRDEVVKTTFKSVTLNDPEGIHAFILVLPVGPVTDEDQEELKIIQSTFGSKVNDFTMIVFTVEADPTTPAIVNFFKENKDIQKLCQSCGGRYIILNIKNKRQISELLEAAEIMKHFQKSQTFYTTTTFVHMQKEQVKEKDKYIMDLEGKLEDLKLNRNTSPELDDSADLRMVLIGKTGSGKSSSGNTILGRNEFKAKSLQKSVTKKCQKAKGKLDGRQVTVVDTPGLFDTTLDNKQVCEELKRCISLLAPGPHAFLMVLEIGRFTEEENKTLKLIKKVFGKNSLKFTIILFTRGDNLQYHSMSPEEFLDAGEESFKSILQECGGRYQVFNNHSKQSRSQQAIELIAKIDKMVKDNGGTCFTNEMLKEAEEAIKKEMEKILKSKMEEIQKIKTQIEMELQEERKKLKIKVEQEKTDLAEKKKVRDKELEYLCETLNYERNKIKKERDRMEEEDRCRKTEEEQEEKEYDSKLNILQEKCKNSSDEKKKIKMQVLREEHKNRQREMREYWAKHQEEIKKKEKQADQKIKNLQEEYEEKKGNWEEEEKKKRAELEKLEKQPMEKYKLRMAEMLQKHQDKARMQAEEHNEFREKYEANFAGLMEEHREEMQKLEQKHIRELEEAQKKLQKEYKVRDELASFNENQLKEELLEKERQQEKMKKELQEKHEEDLKKLKDKYKNRCVLQ; the protein is encoded by the exons ATGGCTTTCCAAAAGACTGACAGCATGGATAATATTTATGAATCAACAG atgaCACTTACATATATCCAGACTGGAGTGACTCTGAGCAATCTGTGG AAGCAGATTATGATACAATTCTAGAGCGAAGGGAAAGTAATGACCAAGAACGACCTAACA TGTCAGAGCTGAGGGTGGTTCTCATGGGCAACAACTGGTATGACAGGAGTTTCGTTGGAGACGTTCTACAGGGAGCTTCTGTATTCAGCACTAAGAAAGAGGACAGATGTTTCTGCACTGAAGGACTGATAGACAACAAAAAATTAGTTGTTGTAAACACTCCAGATCTGCTGTCTGACAAGCTTCCCCATTtccaacttttaaaacacatcaaTGATTGTATGAGACTGTCTGCCCCTGGACCTGATGTCTTCCTCCTGGTTCTGAAACCCAGAAACTTCTCAGAAGATCACAAACAGAAGATTTGCTGGATCCTTGAACACTTCAGCACAGACGCATTTAAGCATTCCTTGATTGTAATACGATCAACAAGAGATGATTTTTCTGTGAAGTGGGGGGAATATATGAACCTTTCACATTTAGCAAATCTGGAAATGAAATGTAGAGCCACATTTTTAGTCAGTCAGATTACAGACACTTTGAAGCTGCTGGAGCAGTTGGAGTTGGTTGTGAAGGCCAACCGAGGGCAACGTGTCAACTGCAAATCATTCCTGGATTCAGCCATCACTCTTTCTCTAGATACAG ACGCCTCCTTCAGGATTGTGCTGCTGGGAAAAGGTGACGAAAAAAAGACACAGCTTGAAAATTTCATGACTGACCAATGGCATCCTTCAAGAAAAACCTCTGCATTTAAGAGTGTTGTCAAGAGGGGAAAGTGGGGAGACATTCCTCTAATTATTGTTAAAACTCCAAATTTATTTCGTCAGTCTGAGAAAGTGATAACAACTGAGATAGAGAGAAGCGTGAACTTTTGTAAACCTGGACCGAACAttcttctgctgctgatcaAACCCTCAAAGTTCACAGAAAAGAAGAGACGGGCCTTCTCTTTCATTCTCAGTCTGTTCACTCAAAATGCTTTCAAACACTCGATGGTGGTCATGACCCGTGATGGCACTAAAAGTTCCTCAGCCAGAGAGCTGCTGACAGACTGTGATGGAAGACAGTACAGTATGTCTGATAACAACCACCAATCACTGATGACGATGATTGAGAAGATTGTTTTACAAAACGAAGGATCCTTCCTCACCCTTAAGGAAACTAATGTTTACCAAGGGAGCAAACCAACTTTAAACCTGGTTCTGTGGGGGGCGAGACAACCTGTAAAGACTTTAGTAGCCAAAACAATTCTGGGCCAAAAGTTCCTGGATCCGATCTCCTCAGGCGAATGTGTTAAGAATCTGAGGGAGCTGTGTGGCCTTTGGGTTTCTTTGGTGGAGCTGCCTGTTCTTCAAACAAAACCTCGTGACGAAGTGGTAAAGACAACCTTCAAGAGTGTCACCCTCAATGATCCTGAGGGTATACATGCCTTCATCCTGGTCCTACCGGTTGGTCCAGTCACTGATGAAGACCAGGAAGAGCTGAAGATCATCCAGAGCACATTTGGCTCTAAAGTGAATGATTTCACCATGATTGTGTTCACTGTGGAGGCAGATCCCACCACTCCTGCTATTGTTAACTTCTTTAAAGAGAACAAAGACATCCAGAAGCTCTGTCAGAGCTGTGGAGGAAGATACATCATTCTCAACATCAAGAACAAGAGGCAGATCTCAGAGCTGCTGGAAGCAGCTGAAAtcatgaaacattttcagaaatcacAAACATTTTATACCACAACAACCTTTGTGCACATGCAGAAAGAgcaagtgaaagaaaaagataaatacattaTGGATCTGGAGGGTAAGCTGGAGGACCTGAAGTTAAACAGAAACACAT CACCTGAACTGGACGACTCAGCCGACCTCCGCATGGTTCTGATTGGGAAGACGGGCAGTGGAAAAAGCTCCTCtggaaacacaattttaggAAGGAATGAATTCAAGGCTAAATCTCTTCAGAAATCTGTCACCAAAAAATGCCAGAAGGCAAAAGGAAAACTAGACGGCCGTCAAGTTACTGTGGTCGACACTCCTGGACTCTTTGACACAACGCTAGATAACAAGCAGGTATGCGAGGAGCTGAAAAGATGCATCAGTCTCCTGGCTCCGGGGCCACATGCCTTCTTGATGGTGCTGGAAATCGGACGATTTACAGAAGAGGAGAACAAGACACTGAAACTTATCAAAAAAGTCTTTGGAAAAAACTCACTAAAATTCACCATCATACTTTTCACAAGAGGAGATAACCTGCAGTACCATTCAATGTCTCCTGAGGAATTCCTGGATGCAGGAGAGGAGTCCTTCAAGAGTATTTTGCAGGAGTGTGGAGGAAGATATCAAGTGTTTAACAACCACAGCAAACAGAGCAGATCCCAGCAGGCCATCGAGCTGATCGCAAAGATTGATAAAATGGTAAAAGACAACGGAGGGACGTGTTTCACCAATGAAATGCTGAAAGAAGCAGAGGAAGCCATAAAGAAAGAGATGGAGAAAATCCTGAAAAGCAAAATGGAAGagatacagaaaattaaaacacagaTAGAAATGGAACTTCAAGAAGAacgaaaaaagctgaaaataaaagtagaacaagaaaaaactgatttagcagaaaagaaaaaggtcagAGATAAAGAGCTGGAATACTTGTGCGAAACCCTAAACTATGAGaggaacaaaataaagaaagagcGTGATAGAATGGAAGAAGAAGATAGATGTAGGAAGACAGAAGAAGAGCAGGAAGAGAAGGAGTATGACTCAAAGTTAAACATATtacaggaaaaatgtaaaaattcatcagatgaaaagaagaaaataaaaatgcaagttCTTAGAGaggaacacaaaaacagacagagagaAATGAGAGAATACTGGGCAAAACACCAGGAAGagataaaaaagaaggaaaaacaagctgaccaaaaaatcaaaaaccttcAAGAAgaatatgaagagaaaaaagggaactgggaagaagaagaaaaaaagaaacgagCAGAAttagaaaaactggaaaaacaaccaatggaaaaatataaactacGTATGGCAGAAATGCTGCAGAAGCATCAAGACAAGGCCAGAATGCAAGCTGAAGAACACAACGAGTTCAGGGAGAAATACGAAGCAAACTTTGCTGGCCTCATGGAGGAGCACAGAGAGGAAATGCAGAAACTGGAGCAAAAACACATCAGAGAATTAGAAGAGGCacaaaaaaagctccaaaaagaGTACAAAGTGCGGGACGAGCTCGCCAGTTTCAACGAAAACCAACTCAAAGAGgaacttttagaaaaagaaaggcagcaagagaaaatgaagaaggagttacaggaaaaacatgaagaagacctgaaaaaactgaaagacaaatataaaaataggtGT